In Alicyclobacillus vulcanalis, a single window of DNA contains:
- a CDS encoding carbohydrate ABC transporter permease, with the protein MTAAHRQSKAVSAATFLAPFLLLFVAFLLAPLIYAFYTSLFIDRFGQPIFVGFRNYINAFQDAAFWASVVNVIRYAILQGVIMIALSLILALVLDTRYAKAKSFFRLVYFLPYAVPGVFASIMWGFLYSKPLDPLLQAVRFDPLSSGALLYSIINIATWEWAGYNMTLYAASLTGVSADLYEAAIVDGCNEFQLAWHIKLPLLRPTILMTVILSFIGSMQLFNEPFLLSALTPISQTFTPNMDIYAMAFNLTNLPYAATLAVLLGAITIFISACVMVATRILGRRVRSDSARLSSPGEAIAS; encoded by the coding sequence ATGACAGCAGCGCACCGGCAGTCGAAGGCCGTCTCGGCCGCAACGTTTCTTGCTCCATTCCTATTGCTGTTCGTGGCCTTTCTGTTGGCGCCTCTCATTTACGCTTTCTATACAAGTTTGTTCATTGACCGCTTCGGCCAGCCGATATTCGTGGGATTTCGCAACTACATCAACGCATTTCAGGATGCGGCTTTCTGGGCGTCGGTGGTGAATGTGATCCGTTACGCCATCTTGCAAGGTGTCATTATGATCGCGCTGTCGCTGATTTTGGCCTTGGTCCTCGACACGAGGTATGCGAAAGCCAAGTCCTTTTTCCGCCTTGTGTACTTCCTTCCTTATGCTGTTCCCGGTGTGTTTGCGTCCATCATGTGGGGGTTCCTATACTCCAAGCCTCTCGATCCTTTGTTGCAAGCTGTGCGGTTTGATCCCTTATCGTCAGGCGCCTTGCTGTACAGCATTATCAACATCGCCACGTGGGAGTGGGCGGGGTATAACATGACGCTGTACGCGGCCTCACTGACGGGCGTGTCCGCAGATCTTTACGAGGCCGCTATCGTTGATGGGTGCAATGAGTTTCAATTGGCCTGGCACATCAAGCTGCCTTTGTTGAGGCCGACCATTCTCATGACGGTCATCTTGAGCTTTATTGGCTCCATGCAGCTGTTTAATGAACCGTTTCTTCTGAGTGCTTTGACACCTATCTCGCAGACATTCACGCCTAACATGGACATCTACGCGATGGCCTTCAATCTGACGAACCTGCCGTACGCCGCGACGCTCGCGGTGCTACTCGGTGCTATCACGATTTTCATCTCGGCCTGCGTGATGGTGGCCACTCGTATCCTTGGGCGGCGTGTGCGATCAGATAGCGCTCGCCTGTCTTCGCCTGGGGAGGCGATTGCCTCATGA
- a CDS encoding ammonium transporter: MSSETALNAVWVVLAAALVLFMEGGFSLLEAGLVRTKNAVNVTMKVFVDLTFGVLAFYLVGVHLAFGADWAHLLGWGSAVAPAHVPQAAFVLFQIGFAIAAASIISGAVAERMKFSAYVIIVILVCAVVYPLGAHWAWGQGGWLGNLGMEDFAGSAVIHAMGGFMALGFAKTVGPRAQRFNADGSVNVFAPSNIPLASAGAFILCFGWIGFNAGSTLDAYDPRLSSVALNTVIAAAAGGAAAVMLTMLRFKVADPSMMMNGVLSGLVAITAGCAFVSHWAAIVIGVVAGVLVVFATGWLDAWKIDDPVGAFAVHGAGGVWGTFAVGLFDMSHGLLTTGQLHLALVQLLACIVYPLWGLLTSLGIGWVIRRTLGLRVSPETEEEGIDVVAHGIPAYNELERFTDL; this comes from the coding sequence ATGTCTTCAGAGACTGCGCTGAACGCCGTCTGGGTGGTCCTCGCGGCCGCCTTGGTGTTGTTCATGGAGGGCGGGTTCAGCCTGTTGGAAGCGGGGCTCGTCCGCACCAAGAACGCGGTGAACGTCACCATGAAGGTGTTTGTGGATCTCACGTTCGGCGTCTTGGCCTTTTACCTGGTTGGCGTCCATCTCGCGTTTGGCGCGGACTGGGCTCACCTTTTGGGGTGGGGCTCCGCCGTGGCGCCGGCGCACGTTCCGCAGGCCGCGTTCGTCCTGTTTCAAATTGGGTTCGCCATCGCGGCCGCGTCCATTATCTCGGGCGCCGTGGCCGAGCGAATGAAATTCTCGGCCTACGTCATCATCGTCATCCTCGTGTGCGCCGTGGTGTACCCCTTGGGTGCGCACTGGGCATGGGGGCAAGGCGGGTGGCTTGGCAACCTCGGCATGGAGGACTTTGCCGGATCGGCCGTGATCCACGCGATGGGCGGGTTTATGGCGCTGGGGTTCGCGAAGACGGTGGGGCCGCGCGCGCAACGGTTTAACGCGGACGGCAGCGTGAATGTCTTCGCGCCGAGCAACATCCCGCTCGCGTCCGCCGGGGCGTTCATCCTGTGCTTCGGATGGATAGGCTTCAACGCAGGCAGTACGCTCGATGCCTATGATCCACGCCTGTCGAGCGTGGCGCTGAACACGGTCATCGCCGCGGCCGCGGGGGGAGCGGCGGCCGTCATGCTGACGATGCTTCGCTTCAAGGTCGCGGATCCCAGCATGATGATGAACGGCGTGTTGTCCGGCTTGGTGGCCATCACCGCGGGCTGCGCGTTTGTGTCGCACTGGGCGGCCATCGTCATCGGTGTCGTCGCGGGCGTGCTGGTGGTCTTCGCCACGGGTTGGCTCGACGCCTGGAAGATCGACGATCCCGTCGGCGCGTTCGCGGTCCATGGCGCGGGCGGCGTGTGGGGCACCTTCGCGGTGGGGCTGTTCGACATGAGCCACGGCCTGCTGACGACCGGCCAGCTTCACCTGGCGCTCGTTCAACTCCTGGCGTGCATCGTGTACCCTTTGTGGGGATTGCTCACATCGCTTGGAATCGGTTGGGTGATTCGCCGCACGCTGGGCCTGCGTGTCTCGCCCGAGACGGAAGAAGAAGGGATCGACGTCGTGGCCCACGGCATTCCGGCCTACAACGAGTTGGAGCGATTCACGGATTTGTGA
- the arfA gene encoding arabinosylfuranosidase ArfA gives MSNLQARLTLDPAYRIAETDPRIYGSFIEHLGRAVYGGIYDPAHPSADEDGFRADVIELVKELNVPIVRYPGGNFVSGYRWEDGVGPVSERPARLDLAWHSLEPNRVGLNEFARWAQKAHSEVMMAINLGTRGIEAAKNIVEYCNHPGGSYWSDLRRQHGVPNPHKIRVWCLGNEMDGPWQIGHKTAEEYGRLAQEAAKVMRWVDPTIELVACGSSHSKMPTFPDWERVVLEHAYDEVDYLSLHSYYGNRDGDLANYLACSLDMDAFIRTVVATCDFVRAKKRSKKTMYLSFDEWNVWFHSNEADKRVEPWQVGPPLLEDVYTMEDALVVGCLLITLLKHADRVRMACLAQLVNVIAPIMTENGGASWRQTIFYPFAHASNWARGTVLYAPVESPKYDSKDFTDVPYVEAVPVWNEADGRLVILAVNRAEQPLTLQVDLRAFPQARSEEHVVLTHPDMKAVNTKERPNQVIPVKHSLDEVGDGKLQVILPALSWNVIRLAV, from the coding sequence ATGTCCAACCTGCAAGCGCGTCTCACACTTGACCCAGCCTATCGCATCGCAGAAACCGACCCCCGCATCTACGGCTCGTTCATCGAACATCTGGGCCGCGCCGTTTACGGCGGCATCTACGACCCCGCGCACCCCTCGGCCGACGAGGACGGGTTCCGCGCGGACGTGATCGAGCTCGTCAAAGAGCTGAACGTCCCCATTGTCCGCTACCCTGGGGGCAACTTCGTGTCCGGCTATCGCTGGGAAGACGGCGTCGGGCCCGTGAGCGAACGGCCCGCCCGCCTCGATCTCGCCTGGCACAGCCTCGAACCGAATCGCGTCGGCCTGAACGAGTTTGCGCGTTGGGCGCAGAAGGCCCATAGCGAGGTCATGATGGCCATCAACCTCGGCACGCGGGGGATTGAGGCCGCGAAGAACATCGTGGAATACTGCAACCACCCTGGAGGGAGCTACTGGAGCGACTTGCGCCGCCAGCACGGCGTCCCCAATCCCCACAAGATTCGCGTCTGGTGCCTGGGCAACGAGATGGATGGGCCGTGGCAGATTGGTCACAAGACGGCCGAAGAGTACGGGCGCCTGGCGCAGGAGGCGGCGAAGGTCATGCGCTGGGTGGATCCCACCATCGAGCTCGTGGCCTGCGGGAGCTCGCACTCCAAGATGCCCACGTTTCCCGACTGGGAGCGCGTGGTGCTCGAGCACGCCTACGACGAGGTCGACTACCTCTCCTTGCACAGCTACTACGGCAACCGAGATGGCGATCTCGCCAATTATCTCGCGTGCTCGCTCGACATGGATGCGTTTATCCGCACGGTCGTGGCGACCTGTGACTTTGTGCGCGCCAAAAAGCGTTCGAAGAAGACGATGTACCTTTCGTTTGACGAATGGAACGTCTGGTTCCACTCGAACGAAGCGGACAAACGCGTGGAACCGTGGCAGGTCGGACCGCCCCTCCTCGAGGACGTCTACACGATGGAAGATGCGCTTGTCGTGGGCTGTCTCCTCATCACGCTCCTGAAACACGCCGATCGCGTCCGCATGGCGTGTCTCGCGCAGCTCGTCAACGTGATCGCGCCGATCATGACCGAAAACGGCGGGGCGAGCTGGCGGCAGACCATCTTCTATCCGTTTGCGCACGCGTCAAACTGGGCGCGTGGGACGGTGCTCTATGCGCCGGTGGAGTCGCCGAAGTACGACAGCAAAGACTTCACGGACGTGCCTTACGTGGAGGCGGTGCCGGTTTGGAATGAGGCGGACGGGCGACTGGTCATCCTCGCGGTGAATCGCGCCGAACAGCCGCTCACGCTGCAGGTGGACCTGCGCGCGTTTCCGCAGGCGCGGTCGGAGGAACACGTGGTGCTGACCCACCCGGATATGAAGGCGGTCAACACGAAAGAGCGCCCGAATCAGGTCATTCCTGTGAAACACTCCCTCGACGAAGTGGGCGACGGCAAGCTTCAGGTCATCCTGCCAGCGCTATCTTGGAACGTGATCCGCCTCGCGGTTTGA
- a CDS encoding beta-galactosidase, whose protein sequence is MAKQPPIFPNVQGFLHGGDYNPDQWLAYPDVLERDMELMREAKWNVVSLGIFSWVSLEPEEGVFTFDWLDEAVERLTNAGVRILLATPSGARPAWMSAKYPEVLRVAPDGRRNLHGGRHNHCYTSPVYREKVRIINQKLAERYAHHPGVIGWHVSNEYGGECHCPLCQQAFREWLKRKYQTLDALNHAWWTPFWSHTYTDWSQIESPMPHGEMSIHGLNLDWKRFVTHQTVDFCRHEMAPLKEVNPKLPVTTNFMGTYPGLNYWRFRDVLDIISWDSYPRWHTHETLEPEAVHTAMVHDLNRSILKKPFLLMESTPSVTNWQAVSKQKRPGVHTLVSLQAVAHGADSVQYFQWRKSRGSCEKFHGAVVDHVGHANTRVFRDVQAVGEMLERLAPVAGAEVQADAAVIFDWENRWALEDAKGPRNVGLHYEETVVRHYAALWRMGVPMDVIDEEQPLDGYKLVVAPMLYMVRPGVAERMKAFVEAGGTLVLTYWSGIVDENDLVFLGGFPGPLRELAGVWAEEIDALYDGERVPVSAAQGNPLGLAGRYEARELCEVIHLEGAEPIALYDGEYYAGMPAATVHRVGNGTVYYVAARLDQGFMNEFFSRVADQVQLRRALDAELPDGVSAMVRSGDGVEYVFLMNFTPAPREVKLDGKTYTPLFGEAPNAGMVRLSGYGVSVLERPAL, encoded by the coding sequence ATGGCGAAGCAGCCGCCGATTTTCCCGAACGTTCAAGGATTTTTGCACGGTGGAGATTACAACCCGGACCAGTGGCTGGCGTATCCGGACGTCCTCGAGCGCGACATGGAACTGATGCGCGAGGCGAAGTGGAACGTCGTCTCGCTCGGCATCTTTTCGTGGGTCAGTCTGGAGCCCGAAGAGGGCGTCTTCACGTTCGATTGGCTGGACGAGGCCGTCGAGCGCCTGACGAACGCCGGCGTTCGCATCTTACTCGCGACACCGAGCGGCGCGCGCCCCGCCTGGATGTCCGCCAAGTACCCTGAGGTCCTGCGCGTGGCGCCGGATGGCCGCCGAAATCTGCACGGCGGGCGGCACAACCACTGCTACACGTCGCCCGTGTACCGCGAGAAGGTGCGGATCATCAACCAGAAGCTGGCGGAGCGATACGCGCACCATCCCGGCGTGATCGGCTGGCACGTGTCGAATGAGTACGGCGGCGAATGCCACTGCCCCCTCTGCCAACAAGCGTTCCGCGAGTGGCTGAAGCGAAAATACCAAACGCTCGATGCGCTCAACCACGCCTGGTGGACGCCGTTCTGGAGCCACACGTACACGGACTGGTCGCAAATCGAGTCTCCGATGCCGCACGGAGAGATGTCGATTCACGGGCTCAATCTTGACTGGAAGCGGTTTGTGACGCATCAGACGGTCGACTTTTGCCGGCACGAAATGGCTCCCCTGAAGGAGGTGAACCCCAAGCTCCCGGTCACCACCAACTTCATGGGCACCTATCCCGGTCTCAACTACTGGCGTTTCCGCGACGTGCTCGACATCATCTCGTGGGACAGCTATCCCCGCTGGCACACGCACGAGACGCTCGAGCCGGAGGCCGTCCACACGGCCATGGTGCACGATCTCAACCGTTCCATCTTGAAAAAGCCCTTTCTCCTCATGGAGTCGACCCCGAGCGTCACCAACTGGCAGGCGGTGAGCAAGCAGAAGCGGCCCGGCGTCCACACCCTCGTCTCGCTCCAGGCCGTGGCGCACGGGGCCGATTCGGTGCAGTACTTCCAGTGGCGCAAGAGCCGCGGATCGTGCGAAAAGTTCCACGGCGCCGTGGTCGATCACGTCGGCCACGCCAACACGCGCGTCTTCCGCGACGTGCAGGCGGTCGGCGAGATGCTCGAGAGGCTCGCACCCGTGGCCGGCGCCGAGGTCCAGGCGGATGCGGCGGTCATCTTCGACTGGGAAAACCGCTGGGCGCTCGAAGACGCGAAAGGCCCGCGGAACGTTGGCTTGCACTACGAGGAGACCGTGGTGCGTCACTATGCGGCGCTGTGGCGCATGGGCGTGCCGATGGACGTGATCGACGAGGAACAGCCGCTCGACGGCTACAAGCTCGTGGTGGCGCCGATGCTGTACATGGTACGCCCGGGCGTGGCGGAGCGGATGAAGGCGTTCGTGGAAGCGGGCGGGACGCTCGTCCTCACCTACTGGTCGGGCATCGTCGATGAGAACGATCTCGTCTTTTTGGGCGGTTTCCCGGGACCTCTGCGGGAGCTTGCGGGCGTATGGGCGGAAGAAATCGACGCGCTCTACGACGGCGAACGCGTGCCGGTCTCGGCTGCGCAGGGCAATCCGCTCGGCCTCGCGGGAAGGTACGAGGCGCGGGAGCTCTGTGAGGTCATTCACCTCGAGGGTGCCGAGCCCATCGCGCTCTACGACGGAGAGTATTACGCGGGCATGCCGGCGGCGACGGTCCACCGAGTCGGAAACGGAACGGTGTACTATGTCGCTGCGCGCCTCGACCAGGGCTTCATGAACGAGTTCTTCAGCCGCGTCGCGGACCAGGTTCAGCTGCGGCGCGCGCTCGACGCCGAGCTGCCGGACGGGGTGAGCGCCATGGTTCGCTCCGGAGACGGCGTGGAGTACGTCTTTCTGATGAACTTCACCCCCGCGCCGCGCGAGGTGAAGCTCGACGGTAAGACCTACACCCCCCTCTTCGGCGAGGCGCCAAACGCCGGGATGGTACGGCTTTCAGGTTACGGCGTCAGTGTGCTCGAACGCCCCGCCCTCTGA
- a CDS encoding P-II family nitrogen regulator produces MKRIDAIIRPEKLQTTIKALRQVGVTGFTVIPVQGRGQQKDAIGVYRGHAYDINLHPKIKLEIVVSDNYVPATVQAIIGAAQTGKMGDGKIFVYDILEAYNIRTGEIDETIDELNQKREDT; encoded by the coding sequence GTGAAGCGCATCGATGCCATCATTCGTCCAGAAAAGTTGCAGACCACCATCAAGGCGCTGCGTCAGGTGGGCGTGACGGGGTTCACGGTGATCCCGGTCCAAGGGCGCGGCCAGCAGAAGGACGCAATCGGCGTCTACCGCGGCCACGCGTACGACATCAACCTGCACCCGAAGATCAAGCTCGAGATTGTCGTATCCGACAACTACGTCCCTGCGACGGTGCAAGCCATCATTGGCGCGGCGCAGACGGGCAAGATGGGCGACGGAAAGATCTTCGTCTACGACATCCTGGAGGCGTACAACATTCGCACAGGCGAGATCGACGAGACCATCGATGAGTTGAATCAGAAGAGGGAGGACACCTAG
- a CDS encoding carbohydrate ABC transporter permease, with protein MSSSLHRTTESVSGHRGSSVPSAFTRHLITVVVMAFLVVVAIYFLVPVVWLIIASTKTQTELQSTGIFSLPRDIHLIQNIQLLFQYNNGVFARWFINSIIYSGGVAVLTCLVSAMAGYALAKFDFRGREVLFYVILASMMIPGTVATIPLFVIEQPLHLVNTYFGVILPLIASPFGVYFLRIYIRDVVPNEMLEAAKVDGASEQAIFWRIVLPVVRPAIVTLLLISFIGTWNNFFLPLVLLHNQSLYPLPVGVDVLLSLIATPAADQSMPIYQLVITASLLSILPMIIGFVIFRKQIVTGLTQGSVKL; from the coding sequence ATGAGTTCGTCCCTCCATCGCACTACAGAGTCTGTCTCGGGGCACCGGGGAAGTAGCGTGCCGTCAGCGTTCACTCGTCACCTGATCACTGTCGTGGTTATGGCATTCTTGGTTGTGGTGGCGATTTACTTTTTGGTACCCGTTGTATGGCTCATCATTGCATCGACAAAAACCCAGACGGAACTGCAAAGTACGGGGATTTTTTCGTTGCCTCGGGACATTCATTTGATCCAGAACATACAGCTTTTGTTCCAATATAACAATGGTGTGTTCGCCCGTTGGTTCATCAACTCGATCATCTACTCGGGTGGGGTCGCTGTTCTAACATGTCTTGTCAGTGCGATGGCGGGCTACGCGCTCGCAAAGTTCGATTTTCGAGGGCGAGAGGTCTTGTTTTACGTCATCCTCGCCTCAATGATGATCCCTGGTACCGTAGCGACCATTCCGCTGTTCGTGATTGAGCAGCCGCTGCATCTCGTGAACACTTATTTCGGTGTCATTCTTCCACTAATTGCAAGTCCATTTGGCGTGTATTTTCTTCGCATTTACATCCGGGACGTCGTCCCGAACGAAATGCTCGAGGCTGCGAAGGTCGATGGTGCGTCGGAGCAGGCGATATTCTGGAGAATTGTTCTTCCAGTTGTACGTCCTGCCATCGTTACGCTTTTGCTCATCAGCTTTATCGGGACCTGGAACAATTTCTTTTTGCCGTTGGTCCTCTTGCACAATCAGTCGCTTTATCCGTTGCCCGTCGGCGTGGACGTATTGCTCAGCCTCATTGCGACGCCTGCCGCAGATCAGTCGATGCCCATCTATCAGCTTGTCATCACCGCTTCCTTGTTGTCTATCTTGCCGATGATCATTGGATTTGTGATCTTCAGGAAGCAAATTGTTACCGGCCTTACGCAGGGAAGCGTGAAACTGTAG